GTCTGAGCAATCGCCTCCAATACATCATCAAGTCGTTCATAGACTTGCTCATTGGTAAACATCATCACGTAAATTCCCATCGATTTCAGAAATAGTTGTCGTTTATGATTGGAGTCAAACAGTTCAGAGTACTTGCTTCATGCAACTGGAAGACTACTTCAATTTGCTGGCACCTAACGACATCCGGCTAAAAGTTACTCAAATTGGCATTGAGACAATTCTGTATGTTGATTTAGTGCCAAGCGAGCGGAGTTTACGGACGTTCATAGAATTCGTTAAGGTATAGGATAAAAGTCTTTAAGTAAAGTCCTATGAGCCAAGAGCAAGTCATTTCATCTAATCCCAAAGTCATGATGGGGAAGCCAGTGATTGCGGGAACTCGTATAACTGTGGAGCTAATCTTAGAAAAGTTGGCAGCAGGAGAGACAACTGAGCAGATTTTACAAGCCCATCCACAACTAACAGAGGAGGCGATCGCAGCAGCTTTAAGGTTTGCGTTAGAGGTTTTGCGCTCAGATGTTGTTTATCCTGTTGAGATTGCTTCGTAAAATTTTTGGCAGATGAAAACCTGGATGCTCCCATCGTGAATCGCCTGCGGC
The sequence above is drawn from the Gloeocapsopsis sp. IPPAS B-1203 genome and encodes:
- a CDS encoding DUF559 domain-containing protein, whose protein sequence is MFDSNHKRQLFLKSMGIYVMMFTNEQVYERLDDVLEAIAQTVCELRQSTPPCQEEGETEKGKPTTIAITPHGRYHHSL
- a CDS encoding DUF433 domain-containing protein, whose amino-acid sequence is MSQEQVISSNPKVMMGKPVIAGTRITVELILEKLAAGETTEQILQAHPQLTEEAIAAALRFALEVLRSDVVYPVEIAS